One genomic window of Muntiacus reevesi chromosome 4, mMunRee1.1, whole genome shotgun sequence includes the following:
- the USP19 gene encoding ubiquitin carboxyl-terminal hydrolase 19 isoform X7, whose translation MSGGASATGPRRGPPGLEEATSKKKQKDRANQESKDGDPRRGSAFTPREEQTKEDLGLDWRQSADEVIVKLRVGTGPVRLEEVDAAFTDTDCVLRLPDGRQWGGVFYAEIESSCTKVQARKGGVLQLSLPKKVPLLTWPSLLKPLGTQELVPGLRCQENGQEPSPIALEPGPEPRRAKQEARNQKRAQGRGEVGAGAGPGAQAGPSAKRAVHLRRGPEGEGARDGPGPRGDAPPFLAEPATQAEAEEQLRVPPLTPQTCLLGSEENLALLTGKKAAAPRSDPVSPTMARSRDPEKDDRSKEEMAVAADAAALVDEPESMVNLAFVKNDSYEKGPDSVVVHVYVKEIRRDSSRVLFREQDFTLIFQTRDGNFLRLHPGCGPHTIFRWQVKLRNLIEPEQCTFCFTASRIDICLRKRQSQRWGGLEAPAARVGGAKVAVPTGPSPLDSAPPGGTPHPLTGQEEARAVEKEKPKARSEDTGLDGVAARTPMEHVAPKSEPHLASPKPTCMVPPMPHSPVSGDSVEEEEEEEKKVCLPGFTGLVNLGNTCFMNSVIQSLSNTRELRDFFHDRSFEAEINYNNPLGTGGRLAIGFAVLLRALWKGTHHAFQPSKLKAIVASKASQFTGYAQHDAQEFMAFLLDGLHEDLNRIQNKPYTETVDSDGRPDEVVAEEAWQRHKMRNDSFIVDLFQGQYKSKLVCPVCAKVSITFDPFLYLPVPLPQKQKVLPVFYFAREPHSKPIKFLVSVSKENSSASEVLDSLSQSVHVKPENLRLAEVIKNRFHRVFLPSHSLDTVSPSDTLLCFELLSPELAKERVVVLEVQQRPQVPSIPISKCAACQRKQQSEDEKLKRCTRCYRVGYCNQLCQKTHWPDHKGLCRPENIGYPFLVSVPASRLTYARLAQLLEGYARYSVSVFQPPFQPGRMALESQGPGCTTLLSTSSLEAGDSDRDPIQPPELQLVTPVAEGDTGASRAWASPDRGPVPSTSGISSEMVASGPIEVGALTVGERVSRPEAAVPGYQHPSEALSAHTPQFFIYRIDASNREQRLEDKGDVPLELGDDCSLALVWRNNERLQEFVLVASKELECAEDPGSAGEAARAGHFTLDQCLNLFTRPEVLAPEEAWYCPQCKQHREASKQLLLWRLPNVLIVQLKRFSFRSFIWRDKINDLVEFPVRNLDLGKFCIGQKEEQLPSYDLYAVINHYGGMIGGHYTACARLPNDRSSQRSDVGWRLFDDSTVTTVDESQVVTRYAYVLFYRRRNSPVERPPRAGHSEHHPELGPAAESAASQASRIWQELEAEEEPVPEGPAPLGPWGPQDWVGPPPRGPTTPDEGCLRYFVLGTVAALVALVLNVFYPLVSQSPWR comes from the exons ATGTCTGGTGGGGCCAGCGCCACAGGCCCAAGGAGAGGGCCCCCAGGACTGGAGGAGGCCACCAGTAAGAAAAAGCAGAAGGATCGAGCAAACCAGGAGAGCAAGGATGGTGATCCTAGGAGAG GGTCAGCATTCACTCCTCGGGAGGAGCAGACCAAAGAGG ACTTAGGGCTCGATTGGAGGCAGAGTGCTGATGAGGTGATTGTCAAGCTCCGCGTGGGAACAGGTCCCGTGCGGCTGGAGGAAGTTGACGCTGCTTTCACAGACACAGACTGTGTGCTGCGTCTCCCAG ATGGTCGGCAGTGGGGTGGTGTTTTCTACGCTGAGATAGAGAGTTCTTGCACCAAAGTGCAGGCTCGCAAAGGTGGCGTCCTGCAGCTGTCACTGCCCAAGAAGGTGCCTCTGCTTACGTGGCCCTCTCTGCTG AAACCTCTAGGGACCCAGGAGTTGGTGCCAGGGCTGCGGTGCCAGGAGAATGGGCAGGAGCCATCTCCCATTGCCCTGGAGCCAGGCCCTGAGCCCCGGCGGGCTAAGCAGGAGGCCCGCAACCAGAAGCGGGCCCAGGGCCGTGGTGAGGTAGGCGCTGGGGCTGGTCCTGGGGCCCAGGCAGGGCCCAGCGCCAAGAGGGCCGTGCATCTCCGCAGAGGGCCAGAGGGGGAAGGGGCCAGAGATGGCCCTGGGCCTCGGGGTGATGCCCCCCCATTCCTGGCTGAGCCGGCCACCCAG GCTGAGGCTGAGgaacagctccgtgtaccaccaCTGACCCcccagacctgcctcctgggcTCAGAGGAGAATCTAGCACTTTTGACAGGAAAGAAGGCAGCAGCCCCCAGGAGCGACCCAGTGTCCCCTACCATGGCCCGGAGCAGAGACCCTGAGAAGGACGATCGTTCCAAGGAGGAGATGGCAGTGGCCGCAGATGCTGCGGCCTTGGTGGATG AGCCCGAGTCCATGGTGAACCTGGCATTTGTCAAGAATGACTCGTATGAGAAGGGGCCGGACTCAGTGGTGGTGCACGTGTACGTGAAGGAAATCCGCAGGGACAGCTCTCGAGTGCTCTTCCGCGAGCAGGACTTCACGCTTATCTTCCAGACCAG GGATGGAAACTTCCTGAGACTGCACCCGGGCTGTGGGCCCCACACCATCTTCCGTTGGCAGGTGAAGCTCAG GAACCTGATCGAGCCCGAGCAGTGCACCTTCTGCTTCACGGCCTCTCGCATTGACATCTGCCTCCGCAAGCGGCAGAGCCAGCGCTGGGGGGGCCTGGAGGCCCCAGCTGCACGAG TGGGTGGTGCAAAGGTCGCCGTGCCGACAGGTCCATCCCCCCTGGATTCAGCCCCACCGGGAGGTACACCCCATCCCTTGACGGGCCAGGAGGAAGCCCGGGCCGTGGAGAAGGAGAAACCCAAGGCTCGATCTGAGGACACAGGCCTTGATGGGGTGGCTGCCCGCACCCCCATGGAGCATGTAGCCCCAAAGTCAGAGCCACATCTGGCGTCG CCCAAGCCCACATGTATGGTGCCTCCAATGCCCCACAGCCCGGTGAGTGGAGACAgtgtggaggaagaggaggaggaagagaagaaggtgtGTCTGCCCGGCTTCACCGGCCTCGTCAACCTAGGCAACACCTGCTTCATGAACAGCGTCATTCAGTCTTTGTCCAACACACGGGAGCTACGGGACTTCTTCCACG ACCGCTCCTTCGAGGCCGAGATCAACTACAACAACCCCCTGGGGACTGGTGGACGTCTAGCCATTGGCTTTGCTGTGCTGCTCCGGGCGCTGTGGAAGGGCACCCACCATGCCTTCCAGCCCTCCAAGTTGAAG GCCATCGTGGCGAGCAAGGCCAGCCAGTTCACAGGCTATGCCCAGCATGATGCCCAGGAGTTCATGGCTTTCCTGCTGGATGGGCTGCACGAGGACTTGAACCGCATTCAGAATAAGCCCTACACGGAGACCGTGGACTCAGATGGGCGGCCTGATGAG GTGGTGGCTGAGGAAGCCTGGCAGCGGCACAAGATGAGGAATGACTCTTTCATCGTGGACCTGTTTCAGGGCCAGTACAAATCGAAGCTGGTGTGCCCCGTGTGTGCAAAG GTCTCCATCACTTTTGACCCGTTCCTGTACCTGCCGGTGCCCTTGCCCCAGAAGCAAAAGGTTCTCCCTGTCTTCTATTTCGCCCGGGAGCCCCACAGCAAGCCCATCAAG TTTCTGGTGAGCGTCAGCAAGGAGAACTCCAGTGCAAGCGAAGTGTTGGACTCCCTGTCTCAGAGTGTCCACGTGAAACCTGAGAACCTGCGTCTGGCTGAG GTGATTAAGAATCGTTTCCACCGTGTGTTTCTGCCCTCCCACTCACTGGACACCGTGTCCCCGTCCGACACACTCCTCTGCTTCGAGTTGCTGTCCCCAGAGTTAGCCAAGGAGCGGGTGGTGGTGCTAGAGGTACAGCAG CGCCCCCAGGTGCCCAGCATCCCTATCTCCAAGTGTGCAGCCTGCCAGCGGAAGCAGCAGTCAGAGGACGAGAAGCTGAAGCGCTGTACCCGGTGTTACCGCGTGGGCTACTGCAACCA GCTCTGTCAGAAAACCCACTGGCCTGATCACAAGGGCCTCTGCCGCCCCGAGAACATCGGCTACCCTTTCCTGGTCAGTGTCCCCGCCTCACGCCTCACTTACGCCCGTCTCGCTCAGCTGCTAGAGGGCTATGCCCG GTACTCTGTGAGTGTGTTCCAGCCGCCCTTCCAGCCTGGCCGCATGGCCTTGGAGTCCCAGGGCCCTGGCTGCACCACGCTACTCTCCACTAGctccctggaggctggggacagtGACAGGGACCCCATTCAGCCACCAGAGCTCCAGTTGGTGACCCCTGTGGCTGAGGGGGACACTGGGGCCTCCCGGGCATGGGCATCCCCTGATCggggccctgtgcccagcaccagCGGCATTTCTTCTGAGATGGTGGCCAGTGGGCCCATTGAAGTTGGCGCCTTGACTGTTGGTGAGAGGGTGTCCCGACCTGAAG CTGCTGTGCCCGGGTACCAACACCCAAGTGAAGCCCTGAGCGCCCACACTCCCCAGTTCTTCATCTACAGAATTGACGCGTCCAACCGAGAGCAGAGGCTAGAGGACAAAG GAGACGTCCCGCTGGAGCTGGGGGACGACTGCAGCCTGGCCCTGGTCTGGCGCAACAACGAGCGCCTGCAGGAGTTCGTGTTGGTGGCCTCCAAGGAGCTGGAGTGCGCCGAGGACCCTGGGTCTGCGGGCGAAGCTGCCCGCGCCGGCCACTTCACGCTGGACCAGTGCCTCAACCTCTTCACGCGGCCGGAGGTGTTGGCACCTGAGGAGGCTTG GTACTGCCCCCAGTGCAAACAGCACCGCGAGGCCTCCAAGCAGCTGCTGCTGTGGCGTCTGCCCAACGTGCTCATCGTGCAGCTCAAGCGCTTCTCCTTCCGCAGCTTCATCTGGCGTGACAAGATCAACGACCTGGTGGAGTTCCCCGTCCG GAACCTGGACCTGGGCAAGTTCTGTATCGGTCAGAAAGAGGAGCAGCTGCCCAGCTACGACCTGTACGCCGTCATCAACCACTACGGGGGCATGATCGGCGGCCACTACACCGCCTGTGCGCGCCTGCCCAATGACCGCAGCAGCCAGCGCAGCGACGTGG GCTGGCGCCTGTTCGACGACAGCACGGTGACAACGGTAGACGAGAGTCAGGTGGTGACGCGTTACGCCTACGTCCTCTTCTACCGCCGGCGGAACTCTCCCGTGGAGAGGCCCCCCCGGGCAGGGCACTCTGAGCACCACCCTGAGCTGGGCCCTGCAGCCGAGTCCGCTGCCAGCCAG GCTTCCCGGATTTGGCAGGAGCTGGAGGCCGAGGAGGAGCCGGTACCCGAGGGGCCTGCGCCTCTGGGTCCCTGGGGGCCCCAAGACTGGGTGGGCCCCCCGCCACGTGGCCCTACCACACCAGACGAGGGCTGTCTCCGATACTTTGTTCTGGGCACCGTGGCAGCTTTGGTGGCCCTTGTGCTCAACGTGTTTTATCCTCTGGTATCCCAGAGCCCCTGGAGATGA
- the USP19 gene encoding ubiquitin carboxyl-terminal hydrolase 19 isoform X2 encodes MSGGASATGPRRGPPGLEEATSKKKQKDRANQESKDGDPRRGSAFTPREEQTKEDLGLDWRQSADEVIVKLRVGTGPVRLEEVDAAFTDTDCVLRLPDGRQWGGVFYAEIESSCTKVQARKGGVLQLSLPKKVPLLTWPSLLKPLGTQELVPGLRCQENGQEPSPIALEPGPEPRRAKQEARNQKRAQGRGEVGAGAGPGAQAGPSAKRAVHLRRGPEGEGARDGPGPRGDAPPFLAEPATQAEAEEQLRVPPLTPQTCLLGSEENLALLTGKKAAAPRSDPVSPTMARSRDPEKDDRSKEEMAVAADAAALVDGKEPESMVNLAFVKNDSYEKGPDSVVVHVYVKEIRRDSSRVLFREQDFTLIFQTRDGNFLRLHPGCGPHTIFRWQVKLRNLIEPEQCTFCFTASRIDICLRKRQSQRWGGLEAPAARGAVGGAKVAVPTGPSPLDSAPPGGTPHPLTGQEEARAVEKEKPKARSEDTGLDGVAARTPMEHVAPKSEPHLASPKPTCMVPPMPHSPVSGDSVEEEEEEEKKVCLPGFTGLVNLGNTCFMNSVIQSLSNTRELRDFFHDRSFEAEINYNNPLGTGGRLAIGFAVLLRALWKGTHHAFQPSKLKAIVASKASQFTGYAQHDAQEFMAFLLDGLHEDLNRIQNKPYTETVDSDGRPDEVVAEEAWQRHKMRNDSFIVDLFQGQYKSKLVCPVCAKVSITFDPFLYLPVPLPQKQKVLPVFYFAREPHSKPIKFLVSVSKENSSASEVLDSLSQSVHVKPENLRLAEVIKNRFHRVFLPSHSLDTVSPSDTLLCFELLSPELAKERVVVLEVQQRPQVPSIPISKCAACQRKQQSEDEKLKRCTRCYRVGYCNQLCQKTHWPDHKGLCRPENIGYPFLVSVPASRLTYARLAQLLEGYARYSVSVFQPPFQPGRMALESQGPGCTTLLSTSSLEAGDSDRDPIQPPELQLVTPVAEGDTGASRAWASPDRGPVPSTSGISSEMVASGPIEVGALTVGERVSRPEAAVPGYQHPSEALSAHTPQFFIYRIDASNREQRLEDKGDVPLELGDDCSLALVWRNNERLQEFVLVASKELECAEDPGSAGEAARAGHFTLDQCLNLFTRPEVLAPEEAWYCPQCKQHREASKQLLLWRLPNVLIVQLKRFSFRSFIWRDKINDLVEFPVRNLDLGKFCIGQKEEQLPSYDLYAVINHYGGMIGGHYTACARLPNDRSSQRSDVGWRLFDDSTVTTVDESQVVTRYAYVLFYRRRNSPVERPPRAGHSEHHPELGPAAESAASQASRIWQELEAEEEPVPEGPAPLGPWGPQDWVGPPPRGPTTPDEGCLRYFVLGTVAALVALVLNVFYPLVSQSPWR; translated from the exons ATGTCTGGTGGGGCCAGCGCCACAGGCCCAAGGAGAGGGCCCCCAGGACTGGAGGAGGCCACCAGTAAGAAAAAGCAGAAGGATCGAGCAAACCAGGAGAGCAAGGATGGTGATCCTAGGAGAG GGTCAGCATTCACTCCTCGGGAGGAGCAGACCAAAGAGG ACTTAGGGCTCGATTGGAGGCAGAGTGCTGATGAGGTGATTGTCAAGCTCCGCGTGGGAACAGGTCCCGTGCGGCTGGAGGAAGTTGACGCTGCTTTCACAGACACAGACTGTGTGCTGCGTCTCCCAG ATGGTCGGCAGTGGGGTGGTGTTTTCTACGCTGAGATAGAGAGTTCTTGCACCAAAGTGCAGGCTCGCAAAGGTGGCGTCCTGCAGCTGTCACTGCCCAAGAAGGTGCCTCTGCTTACGTGGCCCTCTCTGCTG AAACCTCTAGGGACCCAGGAGTTGGTGCCAGGGCTGCGGTGCCAGGAGAATGGGCAGGAGCCATCTCCCATTGCCCTGGAGCCAGGCCCTGAGCCCCGGCGGGCTAAGCAGGAGGCCCGCAACCAGAAGCGGGCCCAGGGCCGTGGTGAGGTAGGCGCTGGGGCTGGTCCTGGGGCCCAGGCAGGGCCCAGCGCCAAGAGGGCCGTGCATCTCCGCAGAGGGCCAGAGGGGGAAGGGGCCAGAGATGGCCCTGGGCCTCGGGGTGATGCCCCCCCATTCCTGGCTGAGCCGGCCACCCAG GCTGAGGCTGAGgaacagctccgtgtaccaccaCTGACCCcccagacctgcctcctgggcTCAGAGGAGAATCTAGCACTTTTGACAGGAAAGAAGGCAGCAGCCCCCAGGAGCGACCCAGTGTCCCCTACCATGGCCCGGAGCAGAGACCCTGAGAAGGACGATCGTTCCAAGGAGGAGATGGCAGTGGCCGCAGATGCTGCGGCCTTGGTGGATGGTAAAG AGCCCGAGTCCATGGTGAACCTGGCATTTGTCAAGAATGACTCGTATGAGAAGGGGCCGGACTCAGTGGTGGTGCACGTGTACGTGAAGGAAATCCGCAGGGACAGCTCTCGAGTGCTCTTCCGCGAGCAGGACTTCACGCTTATCTTCCAGACCAG GGATGGAAACTTCCTGAGACTGCACCCGGGCTGTGGGCCCCACACCATCTTCCGTTGGCAGGTGAAGCTCAG GAACCTGATCGAGCCCGAGCAGTGCACCTTCTGCTTCACGGCCTCTCGCATTGACATCTGCCTCCGCAAGCGGCAGAGCCAGCGCTGGGGGGGCCTGGAGGCCCCAGCTGCACGAG GTGCAGTGGGTGGTGCAAAGGTCGCCGTGCCGACAGGTCCATCCCCCCTGGATTCAGCCCCACCGGGAGGTACACCCCATCCCTTGACGGGCCAGGAGGAAGCCCGGGCCGTGGAGAAGGAGAAACCCAAGGCTCGATCTGAGGACACAGGCCTTGATGGGGTGGCTGCCCGCACCCCCATGGAGCATGTAGCCCCAAAGTCAGAGCCACATCTGGCGTCG CCCAAGCCCACATGTATGGTGCCTCCAATGCCCCACAGCCCGGTGAGTGGAGACAgtgtggaggaagaggaggaggaagagaagaaggtgtGTCTGCCCGGCTTCACCGGCCTCGTCAACCTAGGCAACACCTGCTTCATGAACAGCGTCATTCAGTCTTTGTCCAACACACGGGAGCTACGGGACTTCTTCCACG ACCGCTCCTTCGAGGCCGAGATCAACTACAACAACCCCCTGGGGACTGGTGGACGTCTAGCCATTGGCTTTGCTGTGCTGCTCCGGGCGCTGTGGAAGGGCACCCACCATGCCTTCCAGCCCTCCAAGTTGAAG GCCATCGTGGCGAGCAAGGCCAGCCAGTTCACAGGCTATGCCCAGCATGATGCCCAGGAGTTCATGGCTTTCCTGCTGGATGGGCTGCACGAGGACTTGAACCGCATTCAGAATAAGCCCTACACGGAGACCGTGGACTCAGATGGGCGGCCTGATGAG GTGGTGGCTGAGGAAGCCTGGCAGCGGCACAAGATGAGGAATGACTCTTTCATCGTGGACCTGTTTCAGGGCCAGTACAAATCGAAGCTGGTGTGCCCCGTGTGTGCAAAG GTCTCCATCACTTTTGACCCGTTCCTGTACCTGCCGGTGCCCTTGCCCCAGAAGCAAAAGGTTCTCCCTGTCTTCTATTTCGCCCGGGAGCCCCACAGCAAGCCCATCAAG TTTCTGGTGAGCGTCAGCAAGGAGAACTCCAGTGCAAGCGAAGTGTTGGACTCCCTGTCTCAGAGTGTCCACGTGAAACCTGAGAACCTGCGTCTGGCTGAG GTGATTAAGAATCGTTTCCACCGTGTGTTTCTGCCCTCCCACTCACTGGACACCGTGTCCCCGTCCGACACACTCCTCTGCTTCGAGTTGCTGTCCCCAGAGTTAGCCAAGGAGCGGGTGGTGGTGCTAGAGGTACAGCAG CGCCCCCAGGTGCCCAGCATCCCTATCTCCAAGTGTGCAGCCTGCCAGCGGAAGCAGCAGTCAGAGGACGAGAAGCTGAAGCGCTGTACCCGGTGTTACCGCGTGGGCTACTGCAACCA GCTCTGTCAGAAAACCCACTGGCCTGATCACAAGGGCCTCTGCCGCCCCGAGAACATCGGCTACCCTTTCCTGGTCAGTGTCCCCGCCTCACGCCTCACTTACGCCCGTCTCGCTCAGCTGCTAGAGGGCTATGCCCG GTACTCTGTGAGTGTGTTCCAGCCGCCCTTCCAGCCTGGCCGCATGGCCTTGGAGTCCCAGGGCCCTGGCTGCACCACGCTACTCTCCACTAGctccctggaggctggggacagtGACAGGGACCCCATTCAGCCACCAGAGCTCCAGTTGGTGACCCCTGTGGCTGAGGGGGACACTGGGGCCTCCCGGGCATGGGCATCCCCTGATCggggccctgtgcccagcaccagCGGCATTTCTTCTGAGATGGTGGCCAGTGGGCCCATTGAAGTTGGCGCCTTGACTGTTGGTGAGAGGGTGTCCCGACCTGAAG CTGCTGTGCCCGGGTACCAACACCCAAGTGAAGCCCTGAGCGCCCACACTCCCCAGTTCTTCATCTACAGAATTGACGCGTCCAACCGAGAGCAGAGGCTAGAGGACAAAG GAGACGTCCCGCTGGAGCTGGGGGACGACTGCAGCCTGGCCCTGGTCTGGCGCAACAACGAGCGCCTGCAGGAGTTCGTGTTGGTGGCCTCCAAGGAGCTGGAGTGCGCCGAGGACCCTGGGTCTGCGGGCGAAGCTGCCCGCGCCGGCCACTTCACGCTGGACCAGTGCCTCAACCTCTTCACGCGGCCGGAGGTGTTGGCACCTGAGGAGGCTTG GTACTGCCCCCAGTGCAAACAGCACCGCGAGGCCTCCAAGCAGCTGCTGCTGTGGCGTCTGCCCAACGTGCTCATCGTGCAGCTCAAGCGCTTCTCCTTCCGCAGCTTCATCTGGCGTGACAAGATCAACGACCTGGTGGAGTTCCCCGTCCG GAACCTGGACCTGGGCAAGTTCTGTATCGGTCAGAAAGAGGAGCAGCTGCCCAGCTACGACCTGTACGCCGTCATCAACCACTACGGGGGCATGATCGGCGGCCACTACACCGCCTGTGCGCGCCTGCCCAATGACCGCAGCAGCCAGCGCAGCGACGTGG GCTGGCGCCTGTTCGACGACAGCACGGTGACAACGGTAGACGAGAGTCAGGTGGTGACGCGTTACGCCTACGTCCTCTTCTACCGCCGGCGGAACTCTCCCGTGGAGAGGCCCCCCCGGGCAGGGCACTCTGAGCACCACCCTGAGCTGGGCCCTGCAGCCGAGTCCGCTGCCAGCCAG GCTTCCCGGATTTGGCAGGAGCTGGAGGCCGAGGAGGAGCCGGTACCCGAGGGGCCTGCGCCTCTGGGTCCCTGGGGGCCCCAAGACTGGGTGGGCCCCCCGCCACGTGGCCCTACCACACCAGACGAGGGCTGTCTCCGATACTTTGTTCTGGGCACCGTGGCAGCTTTGGTGGCCCTTGTGCTCAACGTGTTTTATCCTCTGGTATCCCAGAGCCCCTGGAGATGA